In Syngnathus scovelli strain Florida chromosome 11, RoL_Ssco_1.2, whole genome shotgun sequence, one DNA window encodes the following:
- the mustn1a gene encoding LOW QUALITY PROTEIN: musculoskeletal embryonic nuclear protein 1a (The sequence of the model RefSeq protein was modified relative to this genomic sequence to represent the inferred CDS: inserted 1 base in 1 codon; substituted 1 base at 1 genomic stop codon) codes for MRGAFTLVTSFVNVEKQICCXTSKSDYIXTGHTEDRRANITMSQQPQEVQRPAVSQEELAEMKNRLGGSGPAKSKTFEVMEECEKMGKTAPSVFSGVRSGGETALNTRSGRPARK; via the exons atGA GAGGAGCTTTTACACTCGTGACATCATTTGTTAATGTTGAGAAACAGATTTGTT CCACTTCCAAGTCAGACTATATATAAACGGGCCACACTGAAGACAGAAGAGCTAACATCACCATGTCCCAa CAACCGCAAGAAGTGCAGCGTCCCGCGGTCAGCCAAGAAGAGCTGGCTGAGATGAAGAATAGACTTGGTGGCAGTGGACCAGCGAAGAGCAAAACTTTTGAAGTCATGGAGGAGTGTG AGAAAATGGGCAAAACTGCTCCATCCGTGTTCAGTGGCGTGAGGTCAGGAGGAGAGACGGCTTTGAAC